The genomic interval acaaaccaGAGATGGAGAATCAATCAGCCAACATTGAGAGGACCGATATCGCCGGTTCTTAAAGAGGAAGCAAGTTCATCAGCAACAATCAAGCACGAAGAGACCCAACCCTTTATAGCTATCCACACCATCTTCGCCATCCACAGTATGAATCCACATGTCACTGCCATTTCTCttctacttttcttttctcttttttcaatttttcttggGGTTTTAAGCAAAACCCCTTTAAGAAACAACTCAATTCATCAGAAAGTTTAAGGAAACTTGTAATTCTATTCTAAAATGAATTATGATAATGTTTTACTTTGCCTTTTCTTGCTTCTGCTGATAATCTAACGCGAGCCTTTGAAGTAATTGTGTTCCAGAGGTCTGAAAAAGCAATAAGCCATTGCCACGTAATATGAAATCTCTGGAacgaaattatttttcaaactgGTTGTCCCGACTGAcgtgtcattttattttcattttcgtaAATATGAAACGAAGGTCCAACTATtaaattgacttaatttaTGTTCATATATtttcactaaaaaaattatttagcacaagatttttaaaaatttaggaggAGGGTTCTAATCAGATTAAACTAGAAGACTTCTAatcagatttttaaatttctaccTCTTCAtgatttgaattcaaaaaatcaactaaaaaattgtttgaaaattacacaattaattttctagattaataaatttctttatctCAACACCTGTATTTTAATagaatctaataattaatatttttataagaataaCTTATTATAACTAAATTAAGTGTCTATTTAGTATGACTTATCTAATGGTtataagtgtttatttaatcctaTAAACACTTATCTATTGTGAAATTAGTGAATTCACCGAACCCAGTTTACCAACCCACTCacaattatgtaaaagaatatattattataatcctATTGCTATTTGGTGGAGTTGCACGATCACAAGAACTATTGCTATAAATAGGCATATTTGGCATGTAAATCATATATGCAAAGATTGTGAACAAGAAATGAGCATCACTTGCTTGCTTACTATTATTCTcgaatttttttcaaagtttctccaattctaaaaaattttcttccttAATATCTTCCATAATATTTTGAGTACTTTCCTTtagatttataatattatcataatttgttttatcatttggttatttttttagttgagCTTTTGGTTATAATcttaaattagttattttgcCTTTAATGTCAAAAGGtcaaattttgggtttttgggagtggagaatgaaatttttttaagtgttaaaatatctaaaatatcttctacttatttgacaattttattttattatttttatagcataaatttaaaaaacttgccTATTAAagtgatttcataaatttgtaataaaagtttttattgacaaccaaacaattaaaatttttaaggtaAAAGCTCTATTTGTATAAGTTCTACtaaggctccgtttggtacagcttattaaatagagcttataacaatagagcttatagcagtagaacttataccaatagagcttttggacaaaaagtcattgggtgtttggttgtcaataaaaaaagtacttttgaaccattaaattgtatgatattttttatattatatatttttaggaaAGCTCTAtaacctctactcccaaaagctcaaattttgggcttttgctagtagaggtaaattagcttatttaagcaaaaaaactctactaaaaaaataaccaaacaccataaaaaatttttaaaagtgcttatacgattaaataagcacttatggctcttaaataagccataccaaacaggcactaataaaatctctaattaaataaactctacttaaaaagttatatcaaaTGGAGCTTTAAAAAATGGTAATTAGTGTTCACACCCGTTTGCAACACTTAAAACCCCTATTTTAGTTATCTCTAAGGGTAGTGATATAACCACCCAACTATTTTGTAAATTCacacaatttgaaaaataattacaatgagttaacaatatttttaataaatacaaattaagaaATGTTTTGTACggttgattaattaaattcttttattaatattttttagagttCTTTGaccattttttatcataaactttaatataagttttattttacaaattaattttatgatatgaAAGGACCAAATTTTGCCCCAATAAACATAAGTCATTATATCTAATACTTTAAATAAATCTGACctataatctaatattttttaatgaagcctaattattatttttactatcCTTATGGGTAAATGACACAAATTTGATAGCG from Citrus sinensis cultivar Valencia sweet orange chromosome 9, DVS_A1.0, whole genome shotgun sequence carries:
- the LOC102610363 gene encoding uncharacterized protein LOC102610363; translation: MAVTCGFILWMAKMVWIAIKGWVSSCLIVADELASSLRTGDIGPLNVG